Proteins from a single region of Candidatus Methylomirabilis tolerans:
- a CDS encoding serine/threonine protein phosphatase yields the protein MIYVVGDIHGCLDPLQRLIAQLPLSESDEVIFLGDYIDRGPDSKGVIDYLLTLRGRYTFLMGNHERMFLDFLQGKERPLFLYNGGTTTLESYGGLSRIPATHLRFLDGLQPYRETEDYLFVHAGIRPGIPLQEQDESDLLWIREEFYAHP from the coding sequence ATGATCTACGTCGTTGGTGATATTCACGGCTGCCTTGATCCGCTGCAACGCCTCATCGCTCAACTTCCTTTGTCCGAGTCCGACGAAGTGATCTTCCTGGGAGATTACATCGATCGGGGACCGGATTCAAAAGGGGTGATCGATTACCTGCTGACGCTTCGAGGTCGGTACACCTTCCTGATGGGCAATCATGAGCGGATGTTTCTTGATTTCCTTCAAGGAAAAGAGCGGCCGTTATTTCTCTATAACGGCGGAACCACGACGCTGGAAAGTTACGGTGGGCTGAGTCGGATCCCCGCGACGCATCTGAGGTTTCTTGACGGCTTACAGCCGTATCGTGAGACGGAGGATTATCTCTTTGTCCACGCAGGGATCAGACCCGGGATTCCGTTGCAGGAGCAAGACGAAAGCGATCTCCTGTGGATTCGCGAGGAGTTCTACGCGCATCC